One part of the Brevundimonas subvibrioides ATCC 15264 genome encodes these proteins:
- a CDS encoding DUF2497 domain-containing protein, protein MTDTTAQEPTMEEILASIRRIISEDDTPAPEAAPAAAAPEPDPVVEPEPVTAFMEATPSTSEPEPEPEHEDEEILDLTDRYEAPAHETIGDLDVAAPEPEPFPTSFHSEPAPVHPEPAPSTSSVDHEALVSETASASAASAFAGLAASFRPPEPTPTGGTGPTIDDLARALLRPMLKEWLDANLPGIVETAVRKEVERIARSA, encoded by the coding sequence ATGACCGACACGACCGCTCAAGAACCGACGATGGAAGAGATCCTGGCGTCGATCCGCCGGATCATCTCCGAGGACGACACCCCGGCTCCCGAGGCGGCCCCTGCGGCTGCGGCACCCGAGCCGGACCCGGTGGTCGAACCCGAACCCGTCACCGCCTTCATGGAGGCGACGCCCTCGACGTCCGAGCCGGAGCCGGAGCCGGAGCATGAGGACGAGGAAATCCTCGATCTGACCGACCGTTACGAGGCCCCCGCGCACGAAACGATCGGCGACCTGGATGTCGCCGCGCCGGAGCCCGAGCCCTTTCCGACGTCGTTCCATTCGGAGCCCGCGCCCGTGCATCCCGAACCGGCCCCCAGCACATCCTCCGTCGATCACGAAGCCCTGGTCAGCGAGACGGCTTCGGCCAGCGCGGCCTCGGCCTTTGCCGGTCTGGCCGCCAGCTTCCGTCCGCCGGAACCCACACCGACGGGCGGAACCGGCCCGACCATCGACGACCTCGCTCGCGCCCTTCTTCGGCCGATGCTGAAGGAGTGGCTGGACGCCAACCTGCCCGGCATCGTCGAGACGGCGGTACGCAAGGAAGTCGAGCGGATCGCCCGCTCCGCCTAG